CTAATCCATAATCTTTCAGTATTTTAATCTAATCGCAATTATCCAGATTTGGAATGAGATGGTTCAAATCCCCAAAGTAGATGGTGTAACTACTGAGGTGTGGAAAAACCCCGAGTTTTTCCGACGCCGcgtaaaagaaattgagcAGGAATAATATGAGAAGGTAAAAGTGATAAAAGGCAGCGCCGTAGCAATGTCTATTTACAATGACTCATTCTGACTACTTAAAAGTATGTAAAGCTTTATCTGTGCCGTTCAGGCTTTTTGTATACACATGTGATAATTGTATTACAGCTTGTAAGTAATTCAATGAACGTTTCTACGCCGGCTAAACATGAATCCATCTTGTTCCACGGTTCTAAACTTCCACCTTTTACCGTATTCATCGGTTCTGAATTGGGAGAACACTTAGCCAGTTGAAAGGACTTTTCGTTTATAGTATCTGCTATCAGGCTACTGATTTCATAATAGTTATACCCATATACATTCTTAAAAGCCACCTCAGATGGAAGAACAACTGCTGATAAAACAGCATCTATGCCCACCTTAGTCATGAAATTCGATTCATTGGCTTTCAGTCTGTTTAGACCAGGAACTGTTTTCAATAGGGAGACACCGTAGGCAGGAATGAACCCTTTGGCCAGCCCGTGACATAAGGTGttattcaagaaattatCTAGagcatttcttctttggtcGATTTCGATTTCATTATGTCCACCAATGCTTAAAGTGACCGTTTTTTGGAGGAAGGATTTTGGaactttatttgaaagtgCTTCAGTACCAATGGAGTTATATAGGAATGCCTCCCCTGTGGTTGCCTTTATGGATTCAACATTGCCATAATATTTGTCTGCACACATTTTACTTGGCACTAACGGGCTATATTCTGGTGAGTAGATGCTATCATATCCGCAAGGTAAccttaaaaattttataaaatcaTGGTTTTCTTGTAGCGCTAAGTTATTGTTCGCCTTTTCCGAATACTTCACAACCACAATTCGgctttcattattttctctcttgtttctgttattattaattGTAATGGATGTCAAAGCATCACCTGTGCAATCTCCGTTGACGATTAAAAGGacagattttttcaactttcttGCGTACGTTATTGTGGGTAGAATCTTATTAGCGTCTCGTAATGTTCCATCATACATAAGAACTAGCATATCTTTCTCAATAGAAACTAGTTTCTTAGTAGGTAACTCCAAGGATCTTAAATAGGACTCGTTACTATCTAAAATACCAGCTGGATATTTCCAACCTTTGAATATATCAACCTCATCGTAAGTCTTTTTGCCGTTTATGACTCGCACGATATCATCCGAAAACAATTCATAGTCAATGGCTTTTAGAACCCTTTTGACGCTTTGGCTATCCGAAGAGGAGAGAGCGAATTGTTCAACCAGGGCAACAATATTGTTTTGACTTTTCACCATAATCTTGTTTTTCTCGAGAAAATCTCTGATATATCGCAATCCGGTTTTAATCCCATTGATCACTTCCTTCTCgggatatttgaaatagtACTCCAGTAAGGAACATGTCAAAGATGTTGAAGTTGACGTTAAGTTTTCCCGGATGCAATCCATGAACAGCTGAAGGCCAACCCTACCCAGCTTTCGTGATCTATTTGATTGAAGCCTTGTGTTGATAGCTTCATCCACCTGTAGGGAATCTACTAACTCACGCATTACGTTCTGTAGTCTCAAAGTGTCATGCGAACTAACGACCTGTGGCCTAGATTTATACTTAGGTTCATATATCAACGTTTTATTGTAGGAGGAtgatgttattattttttccagcAGTTTGATACCGGAGAGCATATCTCTGAGAACCTGAAGGTTTTTTGTCCTATAGACTGGGGTATGTAACGTTTTTATTGAACATCTCGTTTGATAATCTCCCAATTTCCTCaaacaatttttcagcATACTCGTTAAAGCATAGGAGACTTTTATGTTTACAATAGTGTGGAAAAATTATTGGGGTTAAAGCTTGTAAATGATACACTGCTTCACTATTGaagcttttctttctcaagGCATGGTAGAAGCAgcctttattttttacattttttaaagCCATAACGGATTTAAATTGCGgagatttcaaattcaaaaaaactatATAAATTATTGAAAGCGGACTCATCTAAACACGAATTGGCATAGATGTATTGCTCCACAAAAGCAATACGTCCATACAACGGTGCCATCGATTTATAATGAAACCTCCGTAATGTTTAGGGGGTTTCATTGAAGTAAACTGCTGGAACCGAGATTAAAAAGACAACAGAGTAATTCATAAATGAATAAATGAAGACTCGGTTGTATTGCCCTTAAACGTTTTTAGGACTAGGTTGGCTGCCTCCTCACCTCAATTTTCTGGTAAGGGAGGTCTGCGTCAGGAATCTATTCGGATACCTTGGTAGTACTTTTAGGGGCACATTTTTTAGGTTTCCTTCTTGTTTTATTAGGTATCCCTGAGATCTGATACTAGTAAAGTCTTAACCTCCACAAACGGTGAAGGAAGTAAAGTACTTGGAGTGAGAAACGGTTTTCTTCTGAATagagaagataaaatatcTTTCCTGGAAGCCTTTACTGAAGGTGCTAACAGATcaacaaaaaggaaagagcTTGATCCAACCGAGGTTCGAACTCGGGATCTTCGCCGTGTAAAGGCGACGTCTTGAACCACTGGACCATTGGACCGGAACTCGATGTTACGTTGTAATTAGATATATGTTAATAgtatgaatttgaaatctgCCCAATTCATATCCATTATTATGGCAGCCACTAAAAACACGTAGattcaatgaattttttggtaAGAGTATAGGCCTTCAAACATCTTTACAGAGTATTCTCATACTATGTACAtattggaatgaaattctaatatcatctacCGACTAGTATTCATGTTACTAGTATAATAGCACATAcggtgtaagaagatgacatatatattgagaaacagtcatcaaGTTTAGGGGAAGCTGAGacgcaaggattgataatgtaataggataatgaatggcaacgtataaaaggaaaagaaaataaattaatatttattacgtagaattatcgattcccttttgtggattcctatatcctcgaggagaacttctagtatattctgtatacctaatattatagcctttagtaacaatgggATCCtaacaattatctaattattcaccaaaTTCTCAGTATATCTGTTGGAACGGGTGGGGCATTAATGTTAGTTTAAGTTGCTCTAGTAACAATCTGAATGGTTACATCGTATACTAATGTACATCTCAGATACGTCCAAATATAATTGTACCTAATTGTagaatatgaaatattATACGAGCAATGCAGATAGTACTACAATCGAGTTAACGATCTATTAATTGAACATTGGGGCGGTAGTTATATACATGAGTAATATGAGTCGTCGGATTGAACATATTTTAACTACCTGAcctattattatattggtcatACTACGATGAACCAATCGGCGTGTATTTTATGTACCTCTCTTATATGATATAAGAGGATCAACACCCATTCTTCTGAGAATTGGGTGagtaattagataattgttgggattccattgttgctaaagactataatattaggtatacagaatatactagaagttctcctcgaggatataggaatccacaaaagggaatcgataattctacgtaataaatattaatttattttcttttccttttatacgttgccattcattatcctattacattatcaatccttgcatttcagcttccattagattggatgactgtttctcaatctttatgccatcctcttgcaccgcatgtgataatataatactaaatagatgatattagaatttcattccaacatcTTCATTAATACTAATTActaattatcaacaataTGGGTCACCAAGGGAGTATTAAGAAATctacaaaataaaagcaatattctatataatattgaaaaaaaaatctccTTCATTTTATACGTTGTTGTCATTTTCCTGCTACATTGTCAATCGTCAGGTGTCTGCCTTTATTAAATTGGATGTCAGGTTTGAATCCTGTCTAACTGTAGTTTTGAATTGCCATACTAGGAGTAAATAGAAGATACCTGACCTATATTCAACCAAATATTGTGTCCAAATAAAGGCATGTTAACAAAGCGGAGAATCGTATATACGCATTATCTTTGTCTAACGATGATTTTTTATGTTATTCACTAAATGGTAACTATCAATAGTTGATTCCCTTTTAGCTACAAATGcataaatatatgtataacCACGTATGTAATGTGTGAAGTAAAGTGAAAACAATTTTATGGAGTAGTAAATGTTAAGCgttttgttttctgttCAAAAGACATCCTCATCAAGCGATATAATTTGTGCCCCTTGACTACTTATACCTTTTAATTGCCTACCGATGTTTCTTTCCGTAGCTCTCATACTTGATATGATCCCAGATTTATCATTAACGGAACCCTCGCATCCAACAGCCGCAATATCCAGAGGATACTCCTCAGAATAGTACTTACTTAGTTGTTCTCCCCTCAGTCTATAATTTTCTGCTTCATTCCTTTGCCTTTTGTACTCTGTATACTGAAAATAGTGTAAAAATTGGGCGACACCCACTGTGTCGCACTTTGAAGCTCTCTGAGACTCTTCATCCTGCTGCAAATTCATCTTTGCCTTTAAAATCGACCTTGTTTCCGTAGTTGAATAACCACTCTGACTCCCGTCTTTGTTTaactttttaaatttcttataaattaaaagtcgtgaattttcatcaaacCGAACACTAGAGGTACTCCGATCGTTTATACCAAGGTCTGTATCCATTTCTGAAGAGTTTTCGCTGTCAGATAGCTCTACCTCTTCTTCGTTATCAACATATGGATTGAAAGCATCataaaatcttttatttctgaAGTTTACGCatctcttcttgtttttatGACTTTTGATCAAATGCGTTAAGTTATCTTGGCTTAAGTCACCTTTGTGAAcctttgaaagaatttgTGATATATTGATCTGATTGGTAATACCTCGAAATGTTGGGATAGTATAAATTTTGCTACTTTCACTTGAACTTGTCTCAGATAAACCGGAAAGTTCTTGAGATTCAATTGGCTCAAACGTGGTCTCTACATCATCTGAATAGCTACTGCTCGCGTCATCTATATCCTTATCCAATGTATCATCTTTTAAAGCCGAGCTCACTTCAATTGGCTTTTCCATTGCACCTACTGTACTAATATTAGAATCAGTTACGATCATGTTTTCGTCATTCTCAGTGGCAAcattatttattgattCTTGATCCATATTTATGCATTCGTTATCGCTTTCATTATCGGAGGTACTGGAACCAATTATATTGGTAGAGGGAAAATctactttttcaattaaaaACGAATCTGTGGAACTTAatacttcaattttttgttgaaGTTCTTTGGTAATGTATATTGAAGGCGTACTTTCCATTGAATGATCCGATCCAGATTCATTTGAGTACTGTTTTAAGCATAGCCTTTTTTCAGAAGTAGTATCACTAGAATCATTGCGAATGCTTCGTTTTGTGCCACGCATCGAATCTGACCTGTCAAGCGATTCATTTGATTCAATTGGAGTAAAAGTTGCGGGCGCCAAGCTTTGCAAATTCTCTTCAAAGTGTTTCAAGTCTTCATATTTTAAATTGTTAAAAGGAATAAATCTCTCACTCAGGTTCCAGCACGATTCACTGTCTAGATAAGCCTTGTCGGAATCTTGGCttttatttgaataatCAAATTGCGTTTCAAATTCCTTCGAATTCGTATGAAATCTATTAAAACAGGGTGTATCATCGTCTGCCTTGTACATATTACCTGGCTCTgacttttttgtttcttcgGCTGCTGGACAACTCTTTTCGTTTTGATGTCCATTTCTCCCATGAcgtattttcttcaatccTCTTTTTAAATTATCTTTGAACTCGTAGAATTTTCTATTACTGAACAGAGTTTCGAATTTAGTGTCTCCACGGAAGAAAGAACTCTTTCCATCCTGGCACTTGTATTTTATTGGAGTTGTGACCAAAGGTCCATGAGCAGGATttaaattagaaaatgtCTCAGTAGGATTAGGTTTTGCAAAGTCGCGCAAATCTAATGCATCAGAATGCAACAAGGATCCATGTGCAGTCGACGGCCTTAACCATTCTCTAAAACGCCTCCTTTTCAAAGACTCAAATGGTCTAGCTTTTGGCTGCAAAACAGTTTCCATAATTAGCTAATAATTGAATAGCTctttatcaataattttgCGAACAGATTCGAATTATAAAGAAAGCCACCAAACAAATAGgcaaagaggaagaaaatagcTATACTTGAATATCTCTTCTTTAAATAAAATcaggaaaaaaggaaaatataagtaaatttttattcaaatggTTCTGTTAATATATACCTATTCTATTTTTGTTACACTTTTTTTGTCGAAAAAGTCCCCGATTTCTGCAGCGTCAcatttaataaattttgCGTCGGACCAGTTTATATAGCCTTTTAGAAAAATAGAAGGTGAAACACTTATTATAATCCCTACTTAACCCAAGAAGAGTAAAATTCGTGAAcacaaaaagaaaagggcAAAAAAGCAGCtaaattattaaaataCATCAATATGATTCTATTGTGGTATTTCGAGAACTAGTTTACCAATAGTTTTTCTACTTTCTATATCAGCTGCAGCAACTTTATAATCCTTTAATGGGTATgttttgtatattttaatgttcaatttcttcgAATTGACTAGGCCAAAAAATTCGGCGGAGTAATATTTCCATTCCTCTGCATCGGCGATATAGCCGTAAAGTTGAGGTCTCACCAAAGTAATATTCTTTGGGGAAAGTCTGGTAATAGAGAATGGCGGGATAAGGCCTGATGCATTTCCAAAGGAAACAAATacaccttttctttttagcGCGGCTAAGGTAATTTCGAAGGTATCCTTTCCGACTGAATCAAAACTAGCATCAACGCCTTTACCATTGGTAATTTTTAAAACTTGCTTtaaaatatcttctttaGAAGAGTTGATCAAATATTCGGCGCCGTATTCCTTCGCTATCTTAAGCTTTTCATCAGTCGAGGCAACTGCAATCGCATGCGCACCTTTCATCCTGAGCAACTGATTTAAAATTAATCCAACACCACCAGCTGCAGCAAAAAGCAGTACATAGTCGCCCTTTTTAACGTGGTACGCTTCGTTTGTAAAGGACAAAGCAGTGAGAACTTGTAATAAACCAGCCGCataaattttcaacttttcatcacttgtttcttttggcAGCTTCATTACTGTACCTTGGGACGAAATTCCTGTATACTGCGCAAAAGTTGAACTAGATATATAAGCAACTTGGTctccaatttcaaaattggtTACACCTTTACCCTTTGCTACGACGGTACCCGACGCTTCCCTGCCCAATACGTACGGTTTTTCACAGGGATAAAGACCCTTCCGGAAGTAACTTTCGATGTAGTTAACACCTGTGTActtgttttttattagtaACTCTTCCTCCGAAATCGATGGTACAGGATAATCCTCATACTTGATAACGTCGTATCCACCGATTTCATCAATCAATACGACCTTCTGCGTTTCTGGTATAGTacatttcattttcgtcTTGTTGATAGCGATTTCGTCTCTCAATCCACTAGCGGCATCATATCATCCACTAATGCAAACCGCCAGAAGATCTCACGCCCATGATACCATGCTTGTAATAGGGGAAGTTAACGTTCGGCTAAATCATCCGGATCCGAGAACGGCACGCATTGTATTATCCGAACTGATAAGTCAACTAGAAATGAAGGGTGCAACTTCAGATGACACgcaaaaagtgaaaaatccAGACAGAGATAACCTGGATAAAATCATAATGGGAAAGTAAACCTCTATTATGTGAATGtaactgaagaaaatcaagTCACCGATGCTAATCAACCGCTTGAGTAAAATTCGACCTGTAAAGCATTTTTCTACTATTAAACCCATTTTATCCAAGGAAGTTTCACGACGAGTGATTGTTGCACCTGCATCACACTTCAAGACCTCCAATCCAAATGCGAAAAGTAACATCCCCATCCATGAATACAAGCAACTGCCGGAGGATTCTAACTACATTGAAAAGCATTATAAGGAAttacaaatatttttaaatgAGTTTTTaatcaagaaattaaataaGACTTATGCAGACTTCGAAGGAGATCCAGATGAGCTGGTGTTTCAgttagaaaaatttattgaactAGAGGTTACTCCGAAATACACAGACCATTCTGCACCTGACGGTTGTGAGGGGAGGTTCAAATCCATCGGAGATAGGATAGTCGTTGATCGCTATTTAGATTTTGTAAAAGATGTCAGACTAACACTGCTCCTAAATGGAGGACATTCCTTCATATTTGATGTCATGCTACAAGCCAAAGAAGTCTTTGacaaaatgcaaaaagaataggaaaaaaaattataaatttgatatatattcattcaGTTGGTCCTTTGACAGCGATGTACAAGTAATTAGCGTATAGTAAATATGTATAGTTTTACGCTCTCGTCAATATCTGGGAGTACCTTATTACCGTTGGACAAGATTCTCTGAAAAAACATTTCCTTCCCGCACCCATACATTATTAAACCCAAACATTTCAGAGCACTGTCTCTTTTCCACGCTGACCGTATTGACCTTATCATAGAAAAGATGCGATGCGTCTTTGTgaaatgaaagaagtaCTCTCGCTGGGGTCAGCCAGGTTCCACACCATCCTTTCAGCGGGCAAGTCCAGTAGCTTTGGGTTTCCCTTTCTCTGCTGTCCTCTGTTGAAAATCTATAACCAATAGGTAATAGTGATACTAATATAGCTAGTGCAATTTATATAGTAGCGTTTACTGAAGACTTAGAGGAAACGTATCAAGCCAGGGAAAAAGATGTCCACTGAATTAACTGTTCAATCTGAAAGAGCTTTCCAAAAGGTATGAGTGAATTACAACCCGAGTGAGATAATCAATGAAGTATTCAATacgaaaaggaaaattagTCGAGATAATGTTGCTATAGTTTTACAACCGATTTCCAGATTaatggaaagaaagagTGGCAAGCGCTGTATCTCAAGAAAAAGGCCACTAGTTGAGAGCAGGATCTCGAATAATCGAGAGTTCGCCACAATAAGAGCGAATTATAAATCAATTCTAGCAAAAAAGGGAACTTTCAACCTAAAGATGAAATATAACCGTGAAAGAATGTTGCAATTACCTAAATTACGATAGAGCCAAAACCCATAATCATTACTACAA
The nucleotide sequence above comes from Saccharomyces paradoxus chromosome II, complete sequence. Encoded proteins:
- the TCM62 gene encoding Tcm62p (Protein involved in assembly of the succinate dehydrogenase complex~similar to YBR044C), producing the protein MLKNCLRKLGDYQTRCSIKTLHTPVYRTKNLQVLRDMLSGIKLLEKIITSSSYNKTLIYEPKYKSRPQVVSSHDTLRLQNVMRELVDSLQVDEAINTRLQSNRSRKLGRVGLQLFMDCIRENLTSTSTSLTCSLLEYYFKYPEKEVINGIKTGLRYIRDFLEKNKIMVKSQNNIVALVEQFALSSSDSQSVKRVLKAIDYELFSDDIVRVINGKKTYDEVDIFKGWKYPAGILDSNESYLRSLELPTKKLVSIEKDMLVLMYDGTLRDANKILPTITYARKLKKSVLLIVNGDCTGDALTSITINNNRNKRENNESRIVVVKYSEKANNNLALQENHDFIKFLRLPCGYDSIYSPEYSPLVPSKMCADKYYGNVESIKATTGEAFLYNSIGTEALSNKVPKSFLQKTVTLSIGGHNEIEIDQRRNALDNFLNNTLCHGLAKGFIPAYGVSLLKTVPGLNRLKANESNFMTKVGIDAVLSAVVLPSEVAFKNVYGYNYYEISSLIADTINEKSFQLAKCSPNSEPMNTVKGGSLEPWNKMDSCLAGVETFIELLTSCNTIITCVYKKPERHR
- the GIP1 gene encoding protein phosphatase regulator GIP1 (Meiosis-specific regulatory subunit of the Glc7p protein phosphatase~similar to YBR045C), giving the protein METVLQPKARPFESLKRRRFREWLRPSTAHGSLLHSDALDLRDFAKPNPTETFSNLNPAHGPLVTTPIKYKCQDGKSSFFRGDTKFETLFSNRKFYEFKDNLKRGLKKIRHGRNGHQNEKSCPAAEETKKSEPGNMYKADDDTPCFNRFHTNSKEFETQFDYSNKSQDSDKAYLDSESCWNLSERFIPFNNLKYEDLKHFEENLQSLAPATFTPIESNESLDRSDSMRGTKRSIRNDSSDTTSEKRLCLKQYSNESGSDHSMESTPSIYITKELQQKIEVLSSTDSFLIEKVDFPSTNIIGSSTSDNESDNECINMDQESINNVATENDENMIVTDSNISTVGAMEKPIEVSSALKDDTLDKDIDDASSSYSDDVETTFEPIESQELSGLSETSSSESSKIYTIPTFRGITNQINISQILSKVHKGDLSQDNLTHLIKSHKNKKRCVNFRNKRFYDAFNPYVDNEEEVELSDSENSSEMDTDLGINDRSTSSVRFDENSRLLIYKKFKKLNKDGSQSGYSTTETRSILKAKMNLQQDEESQRASKCDTVGVAQFLHYFQYTEYKRQRNEAENYRLRGEQLSKYYSEEYPLDIAAVGCEGSVNDKSGIISSMRATERNIGRQLKGISSQGAQIISLDEDVF
- the ZTA1 gene encoding NADPH:quinone reductase (NADPH-dependent quinone reductase~similar to YBR046C), which gives rise to MKCTIPETQKVVLIDEIGGYDVIKYEDYPVPSISEEELLIKNKYTGVNYIESYFRKGLYPCEKPYVLGREASGTVVAKGKGVTNFEIGDQVAYISSSTFAQYTGISSQGTVMKLPKETSDEKLKIYAAGLLQVLTALSFTNEAYHVKKGDYVLLFAAAGGVGLILNQLLRMKGAHAIAVASTDEKLKIAKEYGAEYLINSSKEDILKQVLKITNGKGVDASFDSVGKDTFEITLAALKRKGVFVSFGNASGLIPPFSITRLSPKNITLVRPQLYGYIADAEEWKYYSAEFFGLVNSKKLNIKIYKTYPLKDYKVAAADIESRKTIGKLVLEIPQ
- the FMP23 gene encoding Fmp23p (similar to YBR047W); translation: MLINRLSKIRPVKHFSTIKPILSKEVSRRVIVAPASHFKTSNPNAKSNIPIHEYKQLPEDSNYIEKHYKELQIFLNEFLIKKLNKTYADFEGDPDELVFQLEKFIELEVTPKYTDHSAPDGCEGRFKSIGDRIVVDRYLDFVKDVRLTLLLNGGHSFIFDVMLQAKEVFDKMQKE